A genomic region of Oncorhynchus mykiss isolate Arlee chromosome 2, USDA_OmykA_1.1, whole genome shotgun sequence contains the following coding sequences:
- the LOC110537142 gene encoding serine/threonine-protein kinase SBK2 has product MTAAAQELDELCFLSAQSMSTLETSNHFQMVKLLGEGSYGKVMLAVHKKRGTPMALKFFPRQSTSLFSFLREYNLSLSYCTHPSLTRALGIFFSTPCYYVFAQQAGLYGDLYSVIVSEVGVDEECVQRVMSQLSGAVSYLHSMGFVHRDIKPENIFLCDRACRWVKLGDFGLARPTGCTVRAVWYDSPFCTPEVEQAKESEKVREQREEDGEEEENIWITVETTIDSWALGVLVYCLLTGCFPWEETTHDDPAYRRYKEWYDRETEREERSERLRGEKEVIWCEGESEKDNILSLEKNQKLNPMAPQFEGFSPLVMSLFRELLNPRPSLRGGPDEILSYLGGPWLIETEREEKRKAEEVEKEARKIREAGTVEEGREREGRGER; this is encoded by the exons ATGACA GCTGCAGCTCAGGAACTGGACGAGCTATGTTTCCTCTCAGCCCAGTCCATGTCCACTCTGGAGACCTCCAACCACTTCCAGATGGTCAAGCTGCTGGGAGAGGGATCCTACGGCAAGGTCATGCTGGCCGTCCACAAGAAGAGAG gCACTCCCATGGCTCTGAAGTTCTTCCCCCGCCAGTCCACATCCCTCTTCTCTTTCCTGCGTGAATACAACCTCTCCCTTTCTTATtgcactcatccctctctcacccgGGCCCTGGGTATCTTCTTCTCCACCCCCTGCTACTATGTCTTCGCCCAGCAGGCTGGTCTCTATGGAGACCTCTACAGTGTCATCGTGTCAGAG gtggGTGTAGATGAAGAGTGTGTCCAGAGGGTGATGTCTCAGCTGAGTGGTGCCGTCTCATACCTCCACTCCATGGGCTTCGTCCACCGGGACATCAAACCAGAGAACATCTTCCTGTGTGACCGTGCCTGTCGCTGGGTCAAACTGGGTGACTTCGGCCTGGCCCGCCCCACTGGCTGCACCGTCCGCGCCGTCTGGTACGACTCGCCCTTCTGCACGCCTGAGGTGGAGCAGGCCAAAGAATCCGAGAAagtgagggagcagagagaggaggatggagaggaggaggagaacatttGGATCACAGTGGAGACCACTATAGACAGCTGGGCCCTGGGCGTGCTGGTCTACTGCCTGCTGACGGGATGCTTTCCCTGGGAAGAGACAACCCACGATGACCCCGCCTACCGGAGGTACAAGGAGTGGTACGAccgcgagacggagagggaggaaaggagcgaGAGGCTGAGAGGGGAAAAGGAAGTAATTTGGTGCGAAGGTGAAAGTGAAAAGGACAATATCCTGAGCCTGGAGAAGAATCAGAAGTTGAACCCTATGGCCCCACAGTTTGAAGGCTTCAGCCCACTGGTGATGTCTCTTTTCAGGGAGCTGCTTAACCCACGGCCCAGTCTTCGAGGAGGCCCTGATGAGATCCTCAGCTACCTGGGTGGGCCCTGGttgattgagacagagagagaggagaagaggaaagcagaggaggtagagaaggaggccAGGAAAATAAGAGAGGCAGGAAcggtggaggaagggagggagagggagggaagaggggagagataa